The genomic DNA CCGGATTTAACTGTAATATGGCGGCCATTTCAGCTGTGATGGATAAAAATGATGCGATCCTATCTGATGAATTGAACCATGCTTCAATTATCGACGGCTGCCGTTTGTCAAAAGCGAAAATTATCCGATATGACCATTCAGATATGGATGATTTGCGCGCAAAAGCAAAAGAAGCAAAGGATTCAGGGCAATACAATAAGATTATGGTCATAACAGACGGCGTTTTCTCAATGGACGGAGACATTGCAAAACTTCCGGAGATTGTCGAAATTGCTGAAGAATTTGATTTGATTACGTATGTAGATGATGCACATGGATCAGGTGTGTTAGGAAAAGGAGCCGGAACGGTAAAGCATTTCGGATTGCAAGATAAAATTGATTTCCAAATTGGAACTCTTTCGAAAGCAATCGGAGTTGTAGGCGGGTATGTTGCCGGCAAAAAAGAATTAATTGACTGGTTAAAAGTTCGAAGCCGGCCGTTCTTGTTCTCTACTTCTTTGACACCGGCAGATGTTGCGGCATCCATTCGCTCGATTGAAATTTTAATGGAAAGCACAGAGTTGAATGAGCGCCTTTGGGAAAATGCTAATTATTTGAAAAAAGGGTTAAAAGATTTAGGTTTTGATATCGGAAATAGTGAAACACCGATTACTCCTTGTATTATAGGAGACGAAGTGAAGACACAGGAATTCAGCAAGCGGCTGAATGAAGAGGGTGTTTATGCGAAATCAATCGTGTTCCCAACAGTGCCAAGAGGAACGGGAAGAGTGCGCAATATGCCTTCTGCTGCTCATACAAAAGAAATGCTCGACCAAGCAATTGCAGTTTATGAAAAAGTCGGCAAGGAAATGGGGATTATTTAGTTTTTCTGAGATAGAGAATTAGAAGTCTTTACAAACTTATTTTTTGCCAGAATTGATTTATTGGGAGATAGACGGAGGAGACAGCATGAAACGTATTTTTATAACCGGCGCATTAGGACAGATCGGATCTGAGTTAACAGTCATGTTAAGAAAAATTTATGGCACAGATAATGTAATGGCCACCGATATTCGAAGGAATGACAGTGAGGCAGCACAAAGCGGTCCATTTGCAATCGTCGATGTAACAGATGGAAGAAAAATGGTTGAAACGGCAAAACAGTTTAAGGCGGACACGATCATTCATATGGCTGCTTTATTATCAGCAACAGCAGAGGCCAATCCTGTATTTGCCTGGAATTTGAATATGGGGGGCTTAATGAATGCGCTTGAAACAGCACGAGAGCTCGGCTGTCAATTCTTTACCCCGAGTTCGATCGGAGCTTTCGGGCCGTCTACTCCTAAAGACAATACCCCTCAAGATACAGTGCAGCGGCCGGCAACCATGTACGGCATTAATAAAGTTGCAGGGGAATTGTTAGCGGATTATTACTTCCATCGTTTCGGTGTAGATACAAGAGGTTTGAGGTTTCCTGGCCTAATCTCATATGTAGCGCCGCCTGGCGGAGGAACGACGGATTATGCGGTTGAAATATATTATGAAGCAATTAAGAACGGCAAGTACACTTCCTATATTAATAAAGGAACATATATGGATATGATGTATATGCCGGATGCGCTAAATGCAATTGTTGCGTTAATGGAAGCAGATGGGGCTAAGTTAAAGCACCGCAATTCTTTTAACGTGACAGCTATGAGTGTTGATCCGGAAGATATTGCTGCTGAAATTCGCAAGCATATTCCTGGTTTTGAGTTAACATACGACGTTGACCCTGTCCGTCAAAGTATTGCCGAAAGCTGGCCAAACTCTTTAGATGCGTCTGCTGCTATAGAAGAATGGGGCTTTAAAGCAGAATACGATCTTGCAAAAATGACGGAAGATATGCTTCAGAAACTTAGGGAAAAATTAGGATAATTAACAATAACCGGGCTAAAGTTAACCATACTATAATGAATAGAGGATAATATGTTCTAAATAAGAGCATATATCCTCTTTTTTCATGCATAAAAGAATCGTTATTAAGATATTAAAAAGATGATCTATAATGTATAAATTAGGCAGGGGATTGCACATAGGAGAGGGACAATTTGCTTTAACATTCAAAAATAATGTTAGATTATATAACGAAACAATAGCGTATATTCAAAATACATGTAACAATGCGTATAGATTTAGTATTATAAAACTTTATATTAACCTTATCAATTAATAAACCATCTAGATTTTATCTATAAATTTTTGATAATACGAATCATTTATCGGAGGGTCAGATATGCCACACGTTCGCTTTGATTACTCGAAAGCCCTTGGGTTTTTTCGTGAACATGAACTTACATACTTAAGAGATATGGTAAAGGTGGCTCATCATTCTCTGCATGAAAAAACCGGAACAGGGAGTGATTTTTTAGGTTGCTGCAGAAACCGCCGCAAAGGAAAAAATAGAAAATCCTACTCTTATCATTATTGGAGAGGTTGTCAAGATGCGTGAGAAAATCAGCTGGTTCGAGCAGATGAATATCGATGAAAGACTGCTTGTAAGCGAGGGAGTATAATGGAAGCTATTCTCTATATCTGTCATGGAAGCAGGGTGAAAAAAGCGTGTGAGCAGGCCATTGAATTTATAAAAAAATGCATGGCCCAAAACCCTGTTTCTATTCAAGAGTATTGCTTTCTTGAATTGGCTGCTCCCACGATCGAAGAAGCATATGAAAAGTGCGTCCAAAGAGGCGCCACTAGAATTGTTGTTCTTCCTGTTTTGCTCTTGACTGCTGTCCATGCAAAAGAAGATATACCAAACGAACTTGAACGAATCCGAAAACGATTCCCGAACGTGGAAATGGTATATGGGAGACCAATTGGCGTCCACCACCATATGATTGATATCTTGATTGAACGTCTCCTTGAAACAAGGGAAGAGCTTAGTGAAGATTCCATGGTTCTCTTAATCGGTAGAGGGAGCAGCGACCCGGACGTAAAGCGTGACTTGTCTCAAATTGCACAGCTTCTAAAAAGGAAAGTTGGATTAAGCAGGGTAGACACTTGTTATTTAACAGCAGCAAAACCTGGTTTGGAAGAGGCTCTTTTTACTGCAAAACAGAGCAGCTATAGGAAAATATTTATCATCCCATATCTGCTCTTTACAGGAATTTTGATGAATACCATTAAAAAAACCATTAAAGCCCGCTTCGCTGAAGGACAAAAGGAATATATATTATGCAATTATCTTGGATACCACCCGTTGATCGGAAACATATTGAAGGAACGTTTTACTGAACTTTCGGGAGGCATCGACCGTGTACCCCATTATGCTTGATATGACGAATAAACTATGTGTGGTCATTGGCGGCGGGAAAATTGCTTATCGAAAAGTGGTTCCATTACTCAAAGCAGGAGCAAACATTCATATCGTTAGTCCGGAAATATGCGATGAAATAAACAAGCTCTGGATTGAACAGAAGGTAAAAGTGTTCTTAAAAGAAGCAGAAAAGGCTAACTATGAACATGCTTTTATGATTATTGCGGCTACAAATTCGAAAGAAATAGAAATAAATGAACAAATATATAAAAATACAACGGAAAACCAGCTTGTTAATATCGTAAGCGACCAAGAAATAGGGAATTTCCACATACCTGCTTCCGCAGTAAGAGGAAGACTTGTCATAAGTGTTTCAACCGGAGGGACAAGTCCGGCTCTTGCGAAAAAAATAAGAAATGATTTACTTGATCAATTTGATGAATCCTATGAAGGTTATCTAGATTTCTTGTGGGAAGCCCGCAAGAAAATCAAGAACAGCACTATATCTCGGACGGAGAAATCAAATCTGTTATTCGAATTGGCAAAGGAAAAATATAAAAATTCCGAGATCGAAAGAAACAAATTCATGACCCGTCTGCAGGACGTGTGAATCGTTTGAAAACAATGCCAAGTATCTATTACTTGTACCACACGTAAGTCGCAATAGGTAACCCGAAGTGTACTTAGTGGGACAACATATACTGAGAGGCTCGTATTTTAAAGTTACAATCTCTGAAGAAAGAGTGATTCGCAGGGGAAGGGTGACGAAGAATGAAAAAGTACTATTGTGATCGATGTCGCCGTTTATACAATGAAAAGGAAATTTGTACACCTTGTGGTTTATTAGCGTCAAACTCAATCTGGATTGAAGTCCAAAAACAAAGCGAAAGAAATCAGTCATTCGATACTGAGGGATCCTTCAGTTATTTAGCTTGTCGACAAAATCGATAAGCTTTTTTTTGTTTAGGAAACTATAAAATCTAGACCTTTAAATAGTTGTTCGTTTATTTTCGGTTTTTTAAGTAGATCATTGGGTTCCATTTATTCACTAGAACCCTGTTTCTTGACAGAATAATAGAGACGTGGTTATATGGGGTTAATATATTAACCAAATACTAAATTAAGTTAACAAAAAGTGTATACTTAGGATAAACACAAGTTGAGGAATGTGAGCTATAAAAAAGGGGGAAGCATTATGAAAAAGGGAAAGCATCTGTACTGGGGAGAAGAAATTAAAGCTGAACTTGCCCATTTAGAGGATATTTCTCAAAAGCGCCATCTCTTTACTACAGAATCTGCCGATCAGCCTTGGCTTTTGATAAATGGACGTAAGATGTTGAATCTTGCTTCTAATAACTATTTAGGGCTTTCAGGGGATGAACGGCTCAAAGAAGCGATGATTGAAGCGGTGAATACATACGGTGCAGGTGCAACAGCATCACGTTTAATTGTTGGCAATCATCCCCTTTACGAAAAGGCAGAAACAGCTCTTGTCAATTGGAAAAAAGCAGAAGCAGGTCTTATCCTTGGCAGCGGCTATACTGCAAATATAGGGATTATTTCTGCATTGGTGCATCGGGATGATTATATTTTTAGCGATAAGTTCAATCATGCAAGTATTGTTGATGGTGCCGTCCTAAGCCGTGCAAAACACCAGCGTTATCGACATAATGATTTAAATCATTTAGAAGCGCTGCTAAAAAAAGCACCGATAGAACAACGAAAGCTAATCGTAACGGATACGATCTTCAGCATGGACGGTGATTTCGCTCATCTTGAAGGTCTTGTTCTATTAAAAGAGCATTATAACGCGATTTTAATAATTGATGAAGCGCATGCAAGCGGAATATATGGTGAAAAGGGTGAAGGCTATGCCCATCATCTCAAACTTGAGGATAAAGTAGATATTCAAATGGGGACATTCAGCAAAGCGCTCGGTTCGTTTGGCGCCTATGTTGTCGGGAAAAAGTGGGTTATTGACTATTTAACGAACCGAATGCGCGGGTTCATTTATTCAACTGCACTTCCTCCTGCAGTAGTTGCTGCTGCAGAAACAGCGATTGAAATTGTGCAATACGAAGCAGAGCGTCGTACACTTCTCCAAAAGCATGCTGAGTATTTTCGAGGAGCACTTGCTGATTTTGGGTTTAACATTAATGGAAGTCAGTCGCATATTGTACCAATTGTAATTGGAGAAAACGAAATAACTATAAAGGTTGCCGATCGGCTGCAGAAAGAAGGGATTGCTGCTATTCCTGTCAGGCCACCAACCGTTCCTGAAAATGAAGCGAGAATTCGTTTTACTGTAACAGCAGCCCATACGAAACAAGAGCTTGAGTGGGCAGTTGAAAAAATAGCCCTTGTTGGAAAAGAGATGGGGGTAATTATATGAAACCATCACATCTTGTGATGCTTCCAGGTTGGGGAATGGAACAGGCAGCTTTTCAACCATTAATTGACCCTCTATCTAAAGTGTTTCAGCTTTCATTTGTGGAATGGAGAGGTGTGAAATCTCCAAATGATTTTAGAGAGAGGGTGGAAGAGACAATTATTTCTATTCAAGAGCCTGTTTTTTTGCTTGGCTGGTCATTAGGTTCACTTGCGGCACTTGAATTTGCAATTACATATCCCAATAGTGTAAAAGGTCTTATACTCATTGCTGGAACGAGTCGTTTTACAAGCTGTGAACATTATTCGTTTGGCTGGCATCCGCGCATTGTAGAACGGATGAAAAAGAAGCTGCAGAGGAATAAGGAAAAAACACTTGCTGATTTTTATGATTCGATGTTTTCGGAATCTGAAAAGGAAGCAGGCTTTTTTAGCCAATTTGCAGAGATTGTTCAACGTAAGTTTCAAGGAGATGACATATTTTCTCTTATAACAGGTTTGGATTATTTATTGCAGAAAGATATGAGAGTAAGGATTGGCCAGATTAAAACTTCATGCTTATTGATACATGGGAAAAAAGATGTGATTTGTCCGATCGAAGCATCTTCTTTCATTGGTGCAAAGCTTGGAGACAAATCAACTTTTTATGTTTTAGAGGATGCCGGCCATGTCCCGTTTTTTACAAAATTAGAAAAATGCGTACAGCTTATTATAAATTTTGTTCAAAAGGAAGTGGATACATGATTGATAAACAGCTTTTGCGAATGCGGTTTAGTAAACAAGCGAAAACATATGATGAGTATGCCAATGTTCAAAAAAAGATGGCAAAGAAATTATTTGATTCCCTTCCTAAAATGATGTGTGAACAAAAAATGGATATCCTTGAAATTGGTTGTGGAACGGGTTTTTTGACAAAGTTGTTAAATGAAGCATTTCCGAAAGCAAGAATTACTGCTGTTGATTTGGCACCCGGAATGATTGAAGTGGCACAAGAACGAATGAATAATAAGGAGTGTATTACTTTTTTATGCGGTGATATTGAAGAAATGACAATTGACGGCAGTTATGATTTTATTGTGTCAAATGCAACCTTTCAATGGTTGAATAATCTTGATACAGTGATTAATCGATTATGTTCCTTATTAAAACCAGATGGAAGGCTTTTATTTTCAACGTTTGGAAACAAGACCTTTCAAGAGCTTCATACATCTTATGAGCATGCAAAAGAAAAGCTTCAGCTTCCAATCATCAGTTCACCAGGACAATCATTTTACTCTCTTGAAAAGCTGTATCAAATTTGTAAACAGGAACTAGCTTCTTCATCAACATCTTCATTTGAAATAACAGGAACAGAGCAGTTAGAGCTAGAGCATTTCCAGACCGTACGCGAGTTTTTTACATCGATAAAAAAGATTGGGGCAAATAACAGTAATAAAGAACGCTCGTGCCAGCATCCTTCTTTTTTTCGAGAATTAATGAATTTTTACGAAATAAATTATCGGGATGAAATGGGCGTTAGAGCAACATATCATTGTTTATTCATAAATATTAAAAGAAAAAAAGAAAGCTGCCTCCATTCTACTTGAGGAACTGAGGTTCCTTTCCCCCAATTGCCCTTGGATTCTTAAAGGATAAAACTGGTGATTAAAGTCGATGAGATGTATGTGAAAGTCAAAGGTCAATGGATGTATCATTATCGTGCCGTTGTCAGAAGGAAATACAATTGATTTTTATTAAGCAAAACAAGAGATCATAAGGCTGCAACGGATAAGGTGTATAGAATATACAAGTTTCCCATATATATAAACAATAAAGGGGCAGGGGAGAAAGTTATGATAAGAAAACTAATAATGATTGGAATAGGAGGTACTTTTATAGGAGTGGGGATTAACTTGTTTCTCCTCCCTTCTCATCTCATAAACGGAGGAATCTTTGGAATTAGCCTGTTATTGAAATATCTATGGGGATTTAAATTGGGAATTACCATAGTATGCCTTAATATGCCAATTTACCTTGTGGCCTTAAAGCATAACCCCTCTTATTTTTACAATAGCCTGTTTGGATTGTTGGCAACCTCTCTTATGATTGATTTATTATTTCCTCTAAATGGAATCATTCATCTTCCAACAATACTTAGTGCCATCTTAGGAGGTCTCATTATTGGGATAGGGGTCGGAATTATGCTCAGATATAATACGTGCCCCGGTGGAATTGATCTCCTCGCTTTTTTGATTTCTAAATGGACTTCTATTAATGTAGGCTTTTTGCTACTTCTGATTGATACTTTTATTATTATGTTTGGTTTATGGATCCTTAGAGAAGAAATACTCTTATATTCCCTTATAACGGTTGCTGGTGTGGCTGCCATGGCCGGCATCCTGACATCATTTAAATCAATCGTATATATACGATGAAATGTAGTGTACTTGGTCGTTTATTGGATTTGGTAATGAAAATAGCACCTTATGTATCCAAAAATAAATTGCATTTTAATCAAACAATTACCTGTTCCAAATCCTATCAAGATTTAATGGGACGTATACTTTGTTTCCATGAATTTGCCTATGGATAATAGGATTCAAAAAATATCGGTCTAAATCACCCGATTCCTTCTTATGTCTGGCTCCTACATTGACTTCTAAAATTTTTTTAATATTCTCTTCATTCATTTGTATTTTCTGCCTCCTATTATTTATTGAGAACTTATATTCATAAATCGTTGTGTGTTTTGTCATTGATGTATGAAATCAGTTAGGGGCAGAAATGCTGTCCCGGTCAACATGGTTTTGACAATGACGTCATCTCTGAAATCATTGAACACAGGACGGTATAAAAGCACTGACTGTCTCCCTGATTTGGTATATTTTCCAATAAGATCTTCTTTAAGAAAATTTGGGGGTAAAAAGCTTTTTTATAATTTGTCGAAATTTAATGTTTCCATTAAAATTTCTAATTATGCAGTAAAGTTTATTTCAAATGAGGTTTTCATATTAAAAACTCACTCCTGAAATACAATTACAAGTCCAATTTCAGAAACCACCCAAGATGGGTGGCGTTATCTTTTTGTAAATGGAATATCGGCCTTTCGCCCCTATATCCCCACAAAAACAATATCGCTTCTCAAGTATTTACTTGCATCCAATACCATCTATCCAATACCTGAGGTAGCAGCCACCATTTCCGCAGCAACTAATTTAGCATAAGTAACCCTGATTGCTGTGCGAAGACCCGTTATGATGTCTGTTAGGCAAGAGGGGAGAATTATGTATAAAAAAACTTTCTGTTTTGAAGCTCCTAAAGTAAATGCACCAAAGCTCCCTTATATCCATCTTGTACTAACTCTAAAAATGTCTTCTAAACAGATTGGGGAGTAGGGAGAAAAATAGGATCAACCCATTTTAAATTTGTACTCACTGTCCAAATGATCAGTATCAGGGCAATACTGATGGTTGAAACTCCACTAATAGCCACTCGTTCTTTATGTACTAATAATTTTGGATTCATTTTATGTCCTCCTTCTTCATTAAAGTTTTAATAAAAAAAGCTCCCTTCATAAGGGAGCGGCCTCCCCTTCAAGGAAAACAGTGCCTGACTAAGTTTAAGAAGCTGGGCAATAGAACGCCGCAGTGTTGGTTTTCCGCTGTCGTTCCCTCACCAATAAAAACAGTGATCTTACCTATTGGGATTTCAAGGTCAAGTTCATTAATAACAATGGTTTCTCCATGTGAATTTGTTTGCCGTTTTATTCATAAAGATTCCAAAATCGGTAACAATATTTGTAATGCCGAAAAGATGGTGAGTAAAAATGAAAAAATGGTTTAAAAACAATCGCAACAAATAAGACTTGGAAAAAAAGGATGAGCAAAAGGTCTTTCTAAAATCTTATGACTATAAAAAAACTTTTTACTACAATCAAAAAAACAACACTCTCTTTTCTTTGACGTGGATGATATAAAAAAAATCATTCCAATTTCAGACCAAAAGAGTACCTGCAAAAGAACTTGTGATAGAGTCTGTTTCCGTCGGCAACATTTCAAAAACGAAAATTGCCATCCTTTATATCGATGGAATTACAGACCCGGAAAACGTAAATACGGTTAGACAGCGAATTCAGGGAATAGAATATGACCAGATTACAGACAGTTCTTATATTGTTCAGCTTATTGCGGACAACGTGCATTCTCCCTTTCCGCAAATGCTTGATACGGAACGGCCGGATCGGATTGCAGCGATTCTTGCTGAAGGGAAAGTTGCCGTAGTCGTAGACGGATCTCCGCATGTATTAATTGCACCAACGACGATTGTTGAATTTTTCAGTGCATTTAAAGATTACAATATACTTTGGCATTCTGCATCTTTTTTCCGAATGCTGCGCTTGTTTTCAGTTGGCTTTTCCATATTAGTAACACCGATATATGTAGCAACCTTAACATATCACTATGAATTAATTCCAAAGGATCTATTAAATACGTTAGTTACCTCGAGAAGGGTGGTTCCCCCTCCCTCCAATTTTAGAAGCACTGTTATTGGAATTAGTCATTGAACTCCTGCGGGAAGCAGGAGCCCGGCTCCCGACAAAAGTCGGCCAGACAATCGGCTCGTGGGCGGAATCGTTATTGGAACTGCGTCTGTTGAAGCAGGGCTTACAAGTAACATCCTTTTAATTATGGTGGCCCTTTCTGCCCTTGCTTCTTTCACTACTCCGGTTTACAAAATGGGCAATTCAATCAGGCTGATGCGGTTCCCTTTTTTGTTATTTGCTGATCTCTGGGGTCTGGTTGGAATTGTATTTTGTTTTTGTATTTTGTTGACCCATTTAATCAGACATACTTCTCTCGGACGGCCATTTTTAGAACCACTGTATCCTCCGAGACTGGCGGACTTGAAGGACGCATTAATCCGCTTGCCTTTTGATAAACAGCGTATGCGTCCGGAATATTTAAGAACCGAGCAGCCTGTCCGCTTCGGAAAGAAAAAAGCAAATGTAGTAAAAAAAGATATCGACGAATAGTAATTTATATTATATTTGGCGGTTTCCAAACGGTTGTCGGCATAGCTTTTTCAGCATAGATATCCCATTTTATCTAATCTTTATAGGAGAGTTGCGGAATTGCCGTTTGTTGAAAGATTAGAATATATAGGGATTTTCAAGTTGTCTCTTGATTATTCTTCCGAATATTTGTTTAGCGATTTGGATTTCAAGCAGGTTAATAAAACGAATAATCAATCTCAAACAACAGCATGCTTTATCGCAATCCTTTGTTTAATCATCTCTGTTACTTTTCAGGCGAGAGAAGAAATTAAGCTACTTGATGAATATATCTCCAAGGCGGGTTTTTGGTTTACATATGTTTATATTCCCCTTCTGTTTACGTCCGTCTTAATTGCAAAGAAGGTGAAAGGCAAATGAGAATGAAGCACTTTTCTTGTTTTATGCTTTGTATTCTTTTTTTATCAGGCTGTCTTAATAAAGAAGTTGTTGATGATGTCAGTTTTAAACTAGCAAGCGGTTATGATTATGTAAATGAGAAGGAAGTGCGCGGGACATTCCTAGTGCCTGAATTTTTGCCCGATAAAACGATTAAAAATGTTACATATTCTGCATATTCCCGTGGACCATTTGAAATAAGTAAAGAGATACAGAAGAAAGTGTCAGACCCGATTGTCCGAGGAAGCCTTGAAGTAATCCTTTTTGGAAATGAGCTCGCCAAAAAAGGGATCAGAAATCTTCTTGATTCATATGAAAGAGATGCAAGTATTGGGGGAACACTTATTTTAGGGGTAACGGAAGGGGATGCGAAAGATGTTCTTGAAGGAGAATACGGGAACAGAGGAAATGCCGTTTATCTGTCCCGCCTTTTTTAACACAACATGGCACCAAGATTTGCCTGAATCCAATTTAAAGATTTTCTTATCGGATTATTATCAAAAAGGCAAAGACGGCTACTTGCCTCTTATAAAAAAAAGTAATAAAAAAAAGGTCGAAATTAACGGACTCTGCTTATTCAAAAAAGACAAAGTAGTCGATGAGCTTTCCGTTGATAAATTATTTTTCTTTAAATTAATGACCGATCAATATAATGAAGGTACCACTCATGTTGCAGTTAACGGCAATAAAGCTTCGATAGAAATCATTTCATCAAAGCATAAGATGAAATTAATCGGAAGAAATCCATATAAAATCGAACTAAACATAAAATTAAAAGGTGAAATAACGGATTATACCGGAAATCAATTAACCGAGAAAATAAAAGATAACATTGAAAAAACAATGGAAAAAGAAATAAAAGAACAATGTACAAAGTTAATTTCAAGGTTTCAAGAAAAAAACATTGATCCAATCGGATTCGGCGCATTTATCAAAAGCAGGACAAGAAACTTCGATTTTTCAAAATGGGAAGATGAATATCAAAACCTGACAGTCGATGTAAATACAAAAGTCATTCTTGCCGAAGAAGGAGTTATTGAATAAAAACTTCAAAATGAAAAAGGTGAAATCGGCAACGATTTCACCTTTTTACATAAATCAGCTTGTCTTTTCTTTCTGTTACTTGTCCAATGATCATCGCGGAATGAATGCCATGTTTATGAAGTTCTACAACATATTTTTCAGCCTCTTCTTTTTCGAGCGAAACGAGAAGGCCGCCTGATGTGATGGCATCACATAACACCAATTGTTCTACTGGAGAAATATCCTCATATTGAACATCATTTTGCAGCCATTTATGGTTCGACTTTGAACCGCCCGGAACTATGCCTTTTTCAGCTAATTCAAATGCACCGCTAAGAACAGGCACAGATGAAAGGGCAATCTCAAAGCTGACATTGCTGCCCCTTGCCATTTCACTTGCATGGCCGAGAAGTCCGAAACCTGTTACGTCTGTGACGGAGTGAGGATGATACGATTTTAATATGGCTGCTGCTTCTTTGTTCAGCATCGCCATCCATTTTGTTACTTTTTCTTCTTGTTCCGCAGTTACGGCAGATCGTTTGATTCCGGTTGTGATAATCCCGACTCCGATTGGTTTCGTTAAGACAAGAACATCTCCCGGCTTAGCGCCAACGTTTTTCCAAATATGATCAGGGTGGGCGATTCCTGTGACTGACAATCCGAATTTTGGCTCCTGGTCATCAATGGAGTGGCCTCCAATTGTGATCGCACCCGCTTCTTTCACCTTGTCTGCAGCACCTCTTAATATTTCCGACAACATTTCGGGTCCGAGCTTTTTAATTGGATAACCTACTAAATTTAATACCGTTTTCGGTTCTCCGCCCATTGCATATACATCACTGAGTGCATTGGCAGCGGCGATTTGGCCAAACATATAAGGATCATCGACAATTGGTGTAAAATAATCAATTGTCTGTATTAAAGCAATTGAATCAGTCAAACGATAAACACCTGCATCATCTGATGTTTCATGGCCGACTAATAATTCAGGAACCGGTTCTTGTACTGGCAAACGACGCAAAACTTGCGCCAGGTCTTCAGGACCTATTTTGCAGCCTCAGCCAGCTTTCGTTGAAAGAGAGGTCAACCGGATTTTTTCATGTTCACTCAACTTATTTCACCTCCATAAATCATTATACCTTTTCGCGCGTTTGAAAACTTAATGAAAATACATTTTAATTTGCACATGAACCGTGCCTGTAATAAAATAAAATTATACGTATATCGAAAAATTCGCTAAATTTTAAAAACGATCATACGCTAGGAGGAAACAATAATGAAAAAGTATCAAGTAAGTGTCGAGTTTTGCATGAAATGAAATTACGCACCGAAAGCCGCGAGTTTCGCGGAAGAACTATTTAACCATTTCCGTTCTGACATTGAAAAAATGGAGTTAATTCCTAGTTCAGGCGGAGCATTTGAAGTCTTTGTAAACGGTGAAAAAATTTATTCCAAACTTGACACTGGAGTTTTCCCAAATGCCAGTGAAATCATTGAAAAAATGAAAGAATAAGCCATTTAAAGACCTCTTTGCATGTTGGAAAGAGGTCTGTTTTATGAATAGGACAATAAATATATTATGTAAACTACCTAAACTATTTTTTACATAGGTTTGTTACGAGAGGACAGTAGTTTATGTAAAAAAA from Bacillus methanolicus MGA3 includes the following:
- the bioC gene encoding malonyl-ACP O-methyltransferase BioC, coding for MIDKQLLRMRFSKQAKTYDEYANVQKKMAKKLFDSLPKMMCEQKMDILEIGCGTGFLTKLLNEAFPKARITAVDLAPGMIEVAQERMNNKECITFLCGDIEEMTIDGSYDFIVSNATFQWLNNLDTVINRLCSLLKPDGRLLFSTFGNKTFQELHTSYEHAKEKLQLPIISSPGQSFYSLEKLYQICKQELASSSTSSFEITGTEQLELEHFQTVREFFTSIKKIGANNSNKERSCQHPSFFRELMNFYEINYRDEMGVRATYHCLFINIKRKKESCLHST
- a CDS encoding YitT family protein, which produces MIRKLIMIGIGGTFIGVGINLFLLPSHLINGGIFGISLLLKYLWGFKLGITIVCLNMPIYLVALKHNPSYFYNSLFGLLATSLMIDLLFPLNGIIHLPTILSAILGGLIIGIGVGIMLRYNTCPGGIDLLAFLISKWTSINVGFLLLLIDTFIIMFGLWILREEILLYSLITVAGVAAMAGILTSFKSIVYIR
- a CDS encoding Ger(x)C family spore germination C-terminal domain-containing protein, which translates into the protein MFLKENTGTEEMPFICPAFFNTTWHQDLPESNLKIFLSDYYQKGKDGYLPLIKKSNKKKVEINGLCLFKKDKVVDELSVDKLFFFKLMTDQYNEGTTHVAVNGNKASIEIISSKHKMKLIGRNPYKIELNIKLKGEITDYTGNQLTEKIKDNIEKTMEKEIKEQCTKLISRFQEKNIDPIGFGAFIKSRTRNFDFSKWEDEYQNLTVDVNTKVILAEEGVIE
- the selD gene encoding selenide, water dikinase SelD translates to MSEHEKIRLTSLSTKAGUGCKIGPEDLAQVLRRLPVQEPVPELLVGHETSDDAGVYRLTDSIALIQTIDYFTPIVDDPYMFGQIAAANALSDVYAMGGEPKTVLNLVGYPIKKLGPEMLSEILRGAADKVKEAGAITIGGHSIDDQEPKFGLSVTGIAHPDHIWKNVGAKPGDVLVLTKPIGVGIITTGIKRSAVTAEQEEKVTKWMAMLNKEAAAILKSYHPHSVTDVTGFGLLGHASEMARGSNVSFEIALSSVPVLSGAFELAEKGIVPGGSKSNHKWLQNDVQYEDISPVEQLVLCDAITSGGLLVSLEKEEAEKYVVELHKHGIHSAMIIGQVTERKDKLIYVKR
- a CDS encoding Rdx family protein, giving the protein MKKYQVSVEFCMKUNYAPKAASFAEELFNHFRSDIEKMELIPSSGGAFEVFVNGEKIYSKLDTGVFPNASEIIEKMKE